Proteins found in one Campylobacter sp. MG1 genomic segment:
- a CDS encoding bifunctional aconitate hydratase 2/2-methylisocitrate dehydratase has protein sequence MSFLNEYQKLVDERAKLNVPALALNVEQTKKLCELLENNDKDSDKLKDLLINRVGVGVDDAALVKCEFLEKILFNKSKCTCISKIEATNMLSTMLGGYNVRVLLKALENNDVASLAVDAFKDIIFVHDGFDKVVELHKKGNKFATQVLTSWANAEWFIKKPEVASEIECVCFKVNGETNTDDLSPASEAFTRSDIPLHAQAMLVKRQAGSLEKIAELKKLGVQVAYVGDVVGTGSSRKSAINSVQWHLGSDINGVPNKRTGGVILGQTIAPIFFNTAQDSGALPIVCDVTSLEMGDKFVVDIKNEQILKDGKKISDFKITPNTLLDEVRAGGRIPLIVGRGLCAKARNVLGMEDEKIFKKPVQPENNAKGYTLAQKMLGNACGLKGVVPGMYIEPKTTTVGSQDTTGPMTRDEVKELASLGYNADFVMQSFCHTAAYPKPSDVITHKTLPNFMSSRGGVALKPGDGVIHSWLNRFVMPDEVGTGGDSHTRFPIGISFPAGSGLVAFAAVTGSMPLNVPESILVRFKGELQPGVTLRDLVNAIPYVAIKEGYLTVEKKGKRNIFAGKILEIEGLENLKVEQAFELSDASAERSAAACCVNLSEESVAEYLKSNISLIDAMVEAGYESKETLLRRKARMQEWLKNPKLLRADKDAKYEHIFEIDLNTIKEPILACPNDPDDVATLSEILADSKRPHNIDEVFVGSCMTNIGHYRALGEIIKGKGMLKTRLWIAPPTKMDKAQLTNEGYYSIYGAAGARIEVPGCSLCMGNQARVNDGAVVFSTSTRNFDNRMGFGAKVYLGSAELAAVCAILGKLPNAAEYLELVNDKLSDSKKANIYKYLNFNEIENFQVD, from the coding sequence ATGAGCTTTTTAAATGAATATCAAAAATTGGTTGATGAAAGAGCTAAGTTGAATGTCCCAGCTTTAGCTTTAAATGTAGAGCAAACCAAAAAATTGTGTGAGTTATTAGAAAATAATGATAAGGATAGTGATAAATTAAAGGATTTATTAATTAATCGTGTTGGTGTTGGTGTAGATGATGCTGCATTAGTAAAATGTGAATTTTTAGAAAAAATATTATTTAATAAAAGTAAATGTACCTGTATAAGCAAAATTGAAGCTACTAATATGTTAAGCACTATGCTTGGTGGGTATAACGTAAGAGTATTGCTTAAAGCATTAGAAAATAATGATGTAGCTAGTTTAGCGGTAGATGCTTTTAAAGATATTATATTTGTTCATGATGGTTTTGATAAAGTTGTTGAATTGCATAAAAAAGGAAATAAATTTGCAACTCAAGTTTTAACAAGTTGGGCTAATGCTGAATGGTTTATTAAAAAACCTGAAGTAGCATCTGAAATTGAATGCGTATGCTTTAAGGTAAATGGTGAAACAAACACCGATGATTTAAGCCCAGCAAGTGAAGCTTTTACTAGAAGTGATATACCGTTACACGCACAAGCTATGCTTGTTAAAAGACAGGCTGGTAGTCTTGAAAAAATAGCTGAACTTAAAAAATTAGGCGTTCAAGTTGCTTATGTGGGCGATGTTGTAGGAACTGGTTCAAGCCGTAAATCAGCTATAAATTCAGTTCAATGGCATTTAGGTAGTGATATTAATGGAGTTCCAAATAAACGCACTGGTGGAGTTATTTTAGGACAAACTATTGCCCCAATTTTCTTTAACACAGCTCAAGATAGTGGTGCTTTACCTATAGTTTGTGATGTTACAAGTCTTGAAATGGGCGATAAATTTGTAGTTGATATTAAAAACGAACAAATTTTAAAAGATGGTAAAAAAATAAGCGATTTTAAAATCACTCCAAATACCCTTTTAGATGAAGTTCGTGCAGGTGGTAGAATTCCATTAATTGTTGGTCGTGGATTATGTGCTAAGGCAAGGAATGTTTTAGGAATGGAAGATGAGAAAATTTTCAAAAAACCAGTTCAACCTGAGAACAATGCCAAAGGTTATACATTAGCACAAAAAATGTTAGGTAATGCTTGTGGATTAAAAGGTGTAGTTCCTGGAATGTATATAGAGCCAAAAACTACTACCGTTGGTAGCCAAGATACAACAGGACCAATGACTAGAGATGAAGTAAAAGAACTAGCTAGTTTAGGTTATAACGCTGATTTTGTAATGCAAAGTTTTTGCCATACGGCAGCATATCCTAAACCAAGCGATGTAATTACTCATAAAACTCTACCTAATTTTATGAGTTCAAGGGGTGGTGTTGCATTAAAACCTGGTGATGGCGTTATTCATAGTTGGTTAAATCGTTTTGTAATGCCTGATGAGGTTGGAACAGGTGGAGATTCTCATACAAGATTTCCTATAGGTATAAGCTTCCCAGCTGGTAGTGGGCTTGTAGCATTTGCTGCAGTTACAGGGTCTATGCCACTTAATGTACCTGAGAGTATTTTAGTTCGTTTTAAGGGAGAATTACAACCTGGTGTTACTTTAAGAGATTTAGTAAATGCAATTCCTTATGTAGCTATAAAAGAAGGTTATTTAACTGTTGAGAAAAAAGGTAAAAGGAATATTTTTGCTGGTAAAATTTTAGAAATAGAGGGACTTGAAAACCTTAAAGTTGAACAAGCATTTGAATTAAGTGACGCAAGCGCTGAAAGAAGTGCAGCAGCTTGTTGTGTAAATTTAAGCGAGGAGAGCGTAGCTGAATATCTAAAATCAAATATAAGTTTAATTGATGCAATGGTAGAAGCTGGTTATGAGAGTAAAGAAACACTTTTAAGAAGAAAAGCTAGAATGCAAGAGTGGTTGAAAAATCCAAAATTACTAAGAGCAGATAAAGATGCTAAGTATGAGCATATTTTTGAAATAGATTTAAATACCATTAAAGAACCGATTTTAGCATGTCCGAATGATCCTGATGATGTTGCAACACTAAGCGAAATTTTAGCAGATAGTAAGCGTCCACATAATATTGATGAGGTATTTGTGGGTTCTTGTATGACAAATATAGGACATTATAGAGCTTTAGGTGAAATTATTAAAGGTAAAGGTATGCTTAAAACTCGTCTTTGGATAGCACCTCCTACGAAAATGGATAAAGCACAATTAACTAATGAAGGATATTATTCAATTTATGGTGCTGCTGGTGCTAGAATTGAAGTTCCAGGATGTAGCTTATGCATGGGTAATCAAGCTCGTGTAAATGATGGAGCTGTTGTATTTAGCACAAGTACTAGAAACTTTGATAACAGAATGGGATTTGGTGCTAAAGTTTATTTAGGAAGTGCAGAACTTGCAGCTGTATGTGCTATTTTAGGAAAACTTCCTAATGCAGCTGAATATTTAGAATTAGTAAATGATAAATTAAGTGATAGTAAAAAAGCTAATATTTATAAGTATTTAAATTTTAACGAGATTGAAAATTTCCAAGTAGATTGA
- a CDS encoding copper resistance protein CopD: protein MEAFYPLALIIHIFCAIIFVGYLFFDVVIFSKVKKSLSKDCNDIENSISKKAIKIMPICVFLLLFSGGFMMSRWVNSDLGYFNELYQKVFMIKVICACLIFLAVIFSLFCKFMKIKNPISSIIHPLALILATIIVICAKLMFYV from the coding sequence ATGGAAGCTTTTTATCCATTAGCACTTATTATTCATATTTTTTGTGCGATTATTTTTGTTGGTTATTTATTTTTTGATGTTGTTATTTTTTCAAAAGTTAAGAAATCTTTAAGTAAAGATTGTAATGATATAGAAAATTCTATTTCAAAAAAAGCTATTAAGATTATGCCTATTTGTGTTTTTTTACTCTTATTTAGCGGTGGATTTATGATGAGTAGGTGGGTAAATTCAGATTTAGGTTATTTTAATGAATTATATCAAAAAGTATTTATGATAAAAGTAATTTGTGCTTGTTTAATTTTTTTAGCGGTTATTTTTTCTTTGTTTTGTAAATTTATGAAAATAAAAAATCCTATATCAAGTATTATTCATCCTTTAGCTTTGATATTAGCTACTATTATTGTGATTTGTGCGAAATTAATGTTTTATGTTTAA
- a CDS encoding MFS transporter, with protein sequence MFKIINSLRALLFAAFLLFVGNSFLLSSNSIILKELGYTDFYVGLVGSCIYLGALVGTFFSQSIIQKVGHIRSFGFFISVFGILTLLHIFTKEVFLWAIFRFGIGFTYYALVVIIESWINQKSKNEIRSRMLAVYEIVFYTGFAVGVLLLYVKPEYDYVFIISVLILMLCAIPLNLLKIKQPKLLDKAKVSIPNIFAVSKLAFICAFIGGFLMNGFFSMSQTYFLALGYNVKQISMLILLAMFGGFIAQLFVGKLSDIYGRKLAILTCSLIALISSLCLCIFKSSNNLIYLLIFLLGMGLFCLYALALARASDRAKESSQVLEIGRSLLFAYILGSVLSPLVLGLMLDIFGARAYMFVYVILLLSLFLFTLTQPKIDSINRIGYDEKPSQFYYLKNE encoded by the coding sequence ATGTTTAAAATTATTAATTCTTTAAGAGCTTTGTTGTTTGCAGCATTTTTGTTATTTGTTGGTAATTCATTTTTATTAAGTTCAAATTCAATTATTTTAAAGGAATTAGGATATACGGATTTTTATGTAGGTTTGGTTGGTTCGTGTATTTATTTAGGTGCTTTAGTTGGTACATTTTTTTCTCAAAGTATTATTCAAAAAGTAGGGCATATTAGAAGTTTTGGATTTTTTATATCTGTTTTTGGTATTTTAACACTTTTGCATATTTTTACAAAAGAAGTTTTTTTATGGGCGATTTTTAGATTTGGTATAGGATTTACTTATTATGCTTTAGTAGTAATTATAGAATCGTGGATTAATCAAAAATCAAAAAATGAAATTCGTTCAAGAATGTTAGCAGTTTATGAAATAGTTTTTTACACTGGATTTGCTGTCGGGGTTTTATTGTTATATGTAAAACCAGAGTATGATTATGTTTTCATAATATCAGTTTTAATATTGATGCTTTGTGCCATTCCATTGAATTTATTGAAAATTAAACAACCTAAATTACTTGATAAGGCTAAAGTTAGCATTCCTAACATATTTGCGGTATCAAAATTAGCTTTTATATGTGCTTTTATCGGTGGTTTTTTAATGAATGGTTTTTTTTCTATGAGCCAGACTTATTTTTTAGCATTGGGGTATAATGTAAAACAAATTTCAATGCTTATTTTATTAGCTATGTTTGGTGGATTTATAGCACAGTTATTTGTAGGAAAATTATCAGATATTTATGGTAGAAAATTAGCCATTTTAACTTGTTCTTTAATAGCTTTAATATCTAGTTTATGTTTATGTATTTTTAAAAGTAGTAATAATTTAATTTATTTATTAATCTTTTTATTAGGAATGGGTTTATTTTGTTTATATGCATTGGCATTAGCTAGGGCTAGTGATAGAGCAAAGGAAAGTTCACAAGTTTTAGAAATAGGTAGAAGCTTATTATTTGCATATATTTTAGGCTCAGTTTTATCTCCGTTGGTTTTAGGACTTATGTTGGATATATTTGGTGCAAGAGCTTATATGTTTGTTTATGTAATTTTATTATTAAGTTTGTTTTTATTTACTCTTACACAACCAAAAATAGATTCTATTAATAGAATAGGTTATGATGAAAAACCAAGTCAGTTTTATTATCTTAAAAATGAATAA
- a CDS encoding Rrf2 family transcriptional regulator has protein sequence MLLTRASEYALISLIYIAKQNIPIDVDTLSNELNIPRSFLAKILQSLAKNGLLHSYKGIKGGFILAKKPNEINIKDIITAAEKKEPLVFECSSISGCPNNKEESCMIFPMLCKLQDKIDLFLTDITLEQILN, from the coding sequence ATGTTATTAACAAGAGCTAGTGAGTATGCTTTGATAAGTTTAATTTATATAGCAAAACAAAATATTCCAATAGATGTAGATACTTTATCAAATGAATTAAATATACCTAGAAGTTTTTTAGCAAAAATTTTGCAGAGCTTAGCAAAAAATGGATTATTACATTCTTATAAGGGCATTAAAGGTGGTTTTATTTTAGCTAAAAAACCAAATGAAATAAATATAAAGGATATAATTACAGCAGCTGAGAAAAAAGAACCTTTAGTTTTTGAATGTTCTAGCATTAGTGGCTGTCCTAACAATAAAGAAGAATCATGTATGATTTTTCCAATGCTTTGTAAATTACAAGATAAAATAGATTTGTTTTTAACAGATATTACACTAGAACAAATTTTAAATTAA
- a CDS encoding DHH family phosphoesterase: MKIYHLSHTDLDGYGCQYVVSHYFDNCEFYNSNYGKEIEEKFDEILIKLDKNKDEKSLVLVTDLNPVSSVCEEMSRKIQDYPNAKLFLLDHHQTGEECMQKFYWYLLDSSRCATKITYDFFSKIFGENKELSLMVDIINSIDIWLSDSKYFELGKILMQIIASSKEINRTMFAKQNHAYMFFLLNKAKEYFHVKNPHIELENAVHFIKKDFFRLDIDNTLCNLISDYLVRILSENKQDYTIYYKDKKGLLVYDIGNVSVIGNDFLVKNPEYDFFLEINPGKKISLRANNKIDVSLFAKTAFNGGGHANASGGIFTSYKDSSVYSKIYEQTKTYLEKFNEK; encoded by the coding sequence ATGAAAATATATCATTTAAGTCATACCGATTTAGATGGGTATGGCTGTCAATATGTTGTTTCGCATTATTTTGATAATTGCGAATTTTATAATTCTAATTATGGCAAAGAAATTGAAGAAAAATTTGATGAAATTTTGATAAAACTAGATAAAAATAAAGATGAAAAATCATTAGTATTAGTTACTGATTTAAACCCAGTAAGTAGCGTGTGTGAAGAAATGTCTAGAAAAATACAAGATTATCCAAATGCTAAATTATTTTTATTAGATCACCATCAGACTGGTGAAGAATGTATGCAAAAATTTTATTGGTATTTATTAGATAGCTCAAGGTGTGCTACTAAGATTACTTATGATTTTTTTAGCAAAATTTTTGGAGAGAATAAAGAGCTAAGCCTAATGGTAGATATTATAAATAGCATTGATATTTGGCTAAGTGATAGCAAATATTTTGAATTAGGCAAAATCTTAATGCAAATAATTGCTAGTAGTAAGGAGATAAATAGAACTATGTTTGCTAAGCAAAACCATGCTTATATGTTCTTTTTATTAAATAAAGCTAAAGAGTATTTTCATGTTAAAAATCCACATATAGAATTAGAAAATGCAGTTCATTTTATAAAAAAAGATTTTTTTAGGTTAGATATTGATAATACTTTATGTAATTTAATAAGCGATTATTTGGTAAGAATTTTAAGTGAAAATAAGCAAGATTATACGATTTATTATAAAGATAAAAAAGGCTTATTAGTCTATGATATAGGAAATGTTAGCGTTATAGGAAATGATTTTTTAGTCAAAAATCCTGAATATGATTTCTTTTTAGAAATTAATCCTGGCAAGAAAATCTCTCTTAGGGCTAATAATAAAATTGATGTTAGCTTATTTGCAAAAACGGCTTTTAATGGTGGCGGTCACGCAAATGCTAGTGGCGGGATATTTACAAGTTATAAAGATAGTAGTGTATATTCTAAGATTTACGAACAAACTAAAACTTATTTGGAGAAATTTAATGAAAAATGA
- a CDS encoding aminotransferase class IV translates to MNENYVYLNGDYVKENEAKISVFDRGFIFGDGIYEVAPVFNGVIVDKIDFLERLFSSLSKLDIKLNHSCDEICKILDILIAKNSLKEGGVYLQITRGVAKRSFEFVKGLEPTIMAFTYTQDIKEYKYANKGVKLISFEDIRWQRRDIKSLNLLGQCMARTYAINNGYDYALLVNNGYVNECDSAGFFIIKNNVLVTKALSNEILPSIRRKNIISIAKKIGLTIEERNINIDEVYSCDECFICAATILIIPVIKINDKEFKIGKYSQILREKYLEKITLESNK, encoded by the coding sequence ATGAATGAAAATTATGTATATTTAAATGGTGATTATGTAAAAGAAAATGAAGCTAAAATTAGCGTATTTGATAGAGGTTTTATATTTGGAGATGGAATATATGAAGTAGCTCCTGTTTTTAATGGTGTAATTGTTGATAAAATTGATTTTTTAGAAAGACTGTTTAGTTCGTTGTCAAAACTTGATATAAAATTAAATCATAGTTGTGATGAAATATGCAAAATTTTAGATATCTTAATAGCAAAAAATTCATTAAAAGAGGGTGGGGTTTATTTACAAATAACTCGTGGTGTTGCTAAGAGAAGTTTTGAATTCGTAAAAGGATTAGAACCAACAATAATGGCATTTACTTATACACAAGATATCAAAGAATATAAATACGCTAATAAAGGTGTTAAATTAATTAGTTTTGAAGATATTAGATGGCAAAGGCGAGATATAAAATCTTTAAATCTTTTAGGTCAATGTATGGCTAGAACTTATGCTATAAATAATGGCTATGATTATGCACTTTTGGTTAATAATGGCTATGTAAATGAGTGTGATAGTGCTGGATTTTTTATTATTAAAAATAATGTTTTAGTTACAAAAGCTTTATCAAATGAAATTTTACCTAGCATTAGACGAAAAAATATTATAAGTATTGCTAAAAAAATAGGTTTAACGATTGAAGAAAGAAATATTAATATAGATGAAGTATATAGTTGTGATGAATGTTTTATTTGCGCTGCTACTATATTAATAATTCCTGTTATCAAAATTAATGATAAAGAATTTAAAATTGGCAAGTATTCGCAAATTTTAAGAGAAAAATATTTAGAAAAAATAACATTAGAATCTAACAAATAA
- a CDS encoding aspartate carbamoyltransferase catalytic subunit, with protein MRNFLKMKDLGNDEVFALINRAIYYKNNDKFYTKYENKIVANLFLEDSTRTKMSFQVAENKLGCKLLNFYANTSSINKGETFYDTCKTFASLGVDALVIRHSINEYYNELIGIDTCLINAGDGSGEHPSQCLLDLVTIYEQFGTFEGLKVGIVGDIKNSRVAKSNKIALEKLGAKVFLVAPSIYQDSQFSEYYKLNEIIGDLDVCMLLRVQHERHTVKEFDLDTYRADFALKVDNYKKLKDNAIIMHPAPVNRGVEIDSCLVECEKSKIFPQMTNGVFARMAIFDYVFEGL; from the coding sequence ATGCGTAATTTTTTAAAGATGAAAGATTTGGGTAACGATGAGGTTTTTGCTTTAATAAATAGAGCAATTTATTATAAAAATAACGATAAATTTTATACAAAATATGAAAATAAAATTGTAGCAAATTTGTTTTTAGAAGATTCAACTAGAACAAAAATGAGCTTTCAAGTAGCTGAAAATAAGCTTGGTTGTAAGTTGTTAAATTTTTATGCAAATACATCTAGCATCAATAAAGGAGAGACATTTTATGATACTTGCAAAACTTTTGCTAGTTTAGGTGTAGATGCCTTAGTCATAAGACATTCTATTAATGAATATTATAATGAATTAATAGGTATTGACACTTGTTTAATAAATGCTGGAGATGGTAGCGGAGAACATCCATCACAATGTTTGTTAGACCTTGTTACTATTTATGAACAATTTGGAACTTTTGAAGGCTTGAAAGTTGGTATAGTAGGGGATATTAAAAATTCTCGTGTAGCAAAATCAAATAAAATTGCATTAGAAAAATTAGGTGCAAAAGTGTTTTTAGTAGCACCTAGCATTTACCAAGATAGTCAGTTTAGTGAATATTATAAATTAAATGAAATTATAGGTGATTTGGATGTTTGTATGTTGCTTCGTGTTCAACATGAAAGGCACACTGTAAAAGAATTTGATTTAGATACTTATAGAGCTGATTTTGCATTAAAAGTTGATAATTATAAAAAATTAAAAGATAATGCAATTATAATGCATCCAGCTCCAGTTAATCGTGGGGTAGAGATTGATAGTTGCTTGGTTGAATGTGAAAAATCTAAAATTTTCCCACAAATGACTAATGGTGTATTTGCTAGAATGGCGATATTTGATTATGTTTTTGAGGGGCTTTAA
- a CDS encoding dihydroorotase, whose protein sequence is MLLKNCNAFIDNKFVKTDILIEGKKIVKIAPNIDYSGEIIDVKGKLVSAGFIDIHQHLREPGYSHKESIKTGSMANAKGGITTACAMPNLKPVPDTLENLKLELDLIQKDSCMKVLPYGAITMEEKGQSLVNFSQLAPFVFAFSDDGRGVANAKIMKDAMKECAKLNKYVIAHCEDLDLVEGGHMHDGVQSKKLGIKGISSSSESVQVARDMLLCKECNSNYHVCHISAKESVAMVEFGKKLGVNISCEVTPHHLISCDEDIKEDNGMWKMNPPLRSKSDRDYLINALNEGIIEVIATDHAPHSKDEKQGGFNKAYFGIIGSEFAFSLLYTKLVKTNLVKLETILNAFSTNPKKIFNLENAGELKVGSIADIVVIDLDKTWELKEDEIVSLGKNTPYLGSVLSSKVELTICDGKIIFKDI, encoded by the coding sequence ATGCTTCTTAAAAATTGTAATGCATTTATAGATAATAAATTTGTTAAAACTGATATTTTAATTGAAGGTAAAAAAATAGTAAAAATAGCTCCTAATATTGATTATAGTGGAGAAATAATTGATGTTAAAGGTAAGCTTGTTAGTGCAGGTTTTATTGATATTCATCAGCATTTAAGAGAGCCAGGATATTCACATAAAGAGAGTATAAAAACAGGCTCAATGGCGAATGCAAAAGGTGGAATTACTACAGCTTGTGCTATGCCAAATCTAAAACCTGTGCCTGATACTTTAGAGAATTTAAAACTTGAATTAGATTTAATTCAAAAAGATTCTTGTATGAAAGTTCTTCCTTATGGAGCTATTACTATGGAAGAAAAAGGTCAAAGCTTAGTTAATTTTAGCCAATTAGCTCCTTTTGTTTTTGCGTTTAGCGATGATGGAAGAGGTGTTGCAAATGCAAAAATTATGAAAGATGCAATGAAAGAATGTGCGAAATTAAATAAATATGTAATTGCGCATTGCGAAGATTTAGACCTAGTTGAAGGCGGTCATATGCACGATGGAGTTCAGTCTAAAAAATTAGGAATTAAAGGAATTTCAAGTTCAAGCGAGAGCGTGCAAGTTGCAAGAGATATGCTGCTTTGTAAAGAATGCAATTCAAATTATCATGTATGCCATATAAGTGCTAAAGAAAGTGTTGCGATGGTTGAGTTTGGCAAAAAACTTGGAGTAAATATAAGTTGTGAAGTAACTCCACATCATTTAATTTCTTGTGATGAAGATATTAAAGAAGATAATGGAATGTGGAAGATGAATCCGCCTTTAAGAAGCAAATCTGATAGAGATTATTTAATAAATGCTTTAAATGAAGGCATAATTGAAGTAATAGCAACAGATCATGCACCACATTCAAAAGACGAAAAGCAAGGTGGATTTAATAAGGCTTATTTTGGAATTATAGGAAGTGAGTTTGCGTTTTCATTGCTTTATACAAAATTAGTAAAAACTAATTTAGTAAAACTTGAGACAATTCTAAACGCTTTTAGCACTAATCCTAAAAAAATATTTAATTTAGAAAATGCAGGGGAGCTTAAAGTTGGTTCGATAGCTGATATTGTAGTAATTGATTTAGATAAAACTTGGGAATTAAAAGAAGATGAAATCGTTAGTTTAGGCAAGAATACGCCTTATTTAGGAAGTGTATTAAGCTCAAAAGTAGAGCTTACAATTTGTGATGGAAAAATTATTTTTAAAGATATTTAA
- a CDS encoding low molecular weight protein-tyrosine-phosphatase, with protein sequence MKIIFVCLGNICRSPMAEFIMKNLCKNTNYTISSAGTSGYHDGEDMHIKTKEILLQNNIKCDGFISKKLDKFHCQNNDLILTMDESNYNFITTNFSNFKDKVKPLCNYCDLGYKNVPDPWYTGNFNEVYTVINNSCKNLLKELDKC encoded by the coding sequence ATGAAAATAATTTTTGTTTGTTTAGGAAACATTTGCAGATCACCTATGGCTGAGTTTATAATGAAAAACTTGTGCAAAAATACAAACTATACAATAAGTAGCGCTGGAACTTCTGGTTATCATGATGGAGAAGATATGCATATAAAAACTAAAGAAATTTTACTTCAAAACAATATAAAATGTGATGGTTTTATATCTAAAAAATTAGATAAATTTCACTGTCAAAACAACGATTTAATACTAACCATGGATGAAAGTAACTATAATTTTATAACTACAAATTTTTCAAATTTTAAAGATAAAGTAAAACCATTATGTAATTATTGCGATTTAGGTTATAAAAATGTTCCAGATCCTTGGTATACTGGTAATTTTAACGAAGTTTATACCGTCATTAATAATTCTTGTAAAAATTTATTAAAAGAATTAGATAAGTGTTAG
- a CDS encoding prepilin-type N-terminal cleavage/methylation domain-containing protein — protein sequence MNNKQAFTLVELVIVIVVSAILSSIAISKIHINSLKYAAYSVLNDIRYAKSLSLTSDVYLKTSSLLFIDSDYYKSYWQFRIHCIANEKSGKTYKCKSKDKDYGYTIFSDFSGTHTGNPDLKEVAKDYINNSKYLGARFSGISALDSDYTDRTNLTQEFGIKYINLFYVDKFSPKSVSTIMFDEFGEMNAITYNAKRNYSFKVADKFVVGLSLKDDKFDKDNSICILFDGKYSIGDIPKNDSNGQLLWTNKGKNVYCHEILK from the coding sequence ATGAATAATAAACAAGCCTTTACTTTGGTTGAATTAGTAATTGTTATTGTTGTATCAGCTATTTTATCAAGTATTGCGATTAGTAAAATACATATAAATTCGCTAAAGTATGCAGCTTATAGTGTTTTAAATGATATTAGATATGCTAAAAGTTTATCATTAACGAGTGATGTTTATTTAAAAACTAGTAGTTTGCTTTTTATAGATAGCGATTATTATAAATCATATTGGCAGTTTAGAATTCATTGTATAGCAAATGAAAAAAGTGGCAAAACATACAAGTGTAAAAGCAAAGATAAAGATTATGGTTATACCATATTTTCGGATTTTAGTGGAACGCATACTGGTAATCCTGATTTAAAAGAAGTTGCAAAAGATTATATAAATAATAGTAAATATTTAGGTGCTAGATTTTCTGGCATAAGTGCTTTAGATAGTGATTATACCGATAGAACAAATTTAACCCAAGAGTTTGGAATTAAGTATATTAATTTATTTTATGTGGATAAATTTAGTCCTAAAAGTGTTAGTACTATTATGTTTGATGAATTTGGCGAAATGAATGCTATAACATATAATGCTAAGAGAAATTATAGTTTTAAAGTTGCTGATAAATTCGTAGTAGGGCTTAGTTTAAAAGATGATAAATTTGATAAAGATAATTCTATTTGTATTTTATTTGATGGAAAATATTCTATAGGAGATATCCCTAAAAATGATAGTAATGGTCAATTATTATGGACTAATAAAGGTAAAAATGTGTACTGTCATGAAATTTTAAAATAA